In a single window of the Cupriavidus basilensis genome:
- a CDS encoding YfaP family protein translates to MNLTRNLSRNWRHGVLALACVAVPLVATAEPVADLDGPVGGWRHGGLSNELERYTAAYPKPPVDRGTQKYRTLIEGRLRKVGKEGRKPPTLVVNGTAMPLYADEQGRFARPWAFGRGSNSVEIVSADGASRQRLQFYEADATKIQAKLRAVLTWDDPKAEVDLHVISPDGGHAFFASPLLPEGGGLDVDSVDGAGPEIFSSAAPRPGVWLFYVNYWGNFNADGYNFEKGKNDRDLITAKLTLIYNENTLNEKRETLVVPLRKLGELALMKSVRF, encoded by the coding sequence ATGAATCTCACCCGCAATTTGTCCCGCAACTGGCGCCACGGCGTGCTGGCCCTGGCCTGCGTCGCGGTGCCGCTGGTGGCCACGGCCGAGCCGGTTGCCGATCTGGACGGCCCGGTGGGCGGCTGGCGCCACGGCGGCTTGTCCAACGAGCTCGAGCGCTATACCGCCGCCTATCCCAAGCCGCCGGTGGACCGGGGCACGCAGAAGTACCGCACGCTGATCGAGGGGCGCCTGCGCAAGGTCGGCAAGGAGGGCCGCAAGCCGCCCACGCTGGTGGTCAACGGCACGGCCATGCCGCTGTATGCCGACGAGCAGGGGCGCTTCGCGCGGCCGTGGGCGTTTGGCCGGGGCTCCAACAGTGTGGAGATCGTGTCCGCTGATGGCGCCTCGCGCCAGCGCTTGCAGTTCTATGAGGCCGACGCGACCAAGATCCAGGCCAAGCTGCGCGCGGTGTTGACCTGGGACGATCCCAAGGCCGAGGTCGACCTGCATGTGATTTCACCTGACGGTGGCCATGCCTTCTTTGCCAGCCCCTTGCTGCCGGAGGGGGGCGGTCTGGACGTGGATAGCGTGGATGGTGCGGGGCCGGAGATTTTCTCGAGCGCGGCGCCGCGTCCCGGGGTGTGGTTGTTCTATGTGAACTACTGGGGCAATTTCAACGCCGATGGCTACAACTTCGAGAAAGGCAAGAACGATCGCGACCTGATTACCGCCAAGCTCACGTTGATCTACAACGAGAACACGCTCAATGAAAAGCGTGAGACGCTCGTGGTGCCGCTGCGCAAGCTGGGCGAACTGGCGCTGATGAAGTCGGTGCGTTTCTGA
- a CDS encoding DUF1175 domain-containing protein translates to MLAALALALPLAGGNRAWALSGLASDTPDADALDASQSAAFRAWFVRIVGEQLRQGPTPRWVQRDCAGLVRFAVGEALKVHDARWLRANGMQGSASARQLPPELSLSPSQRTLGQRWTRADGSTGAYASALALVQGNSRFVARNVNLAQPGDLLFYDQGDEQHLMIWMGQYLAYHTGTVTRTDNGLRAVTLSRLMQWNDSRWQPQDGNPNFIGVFRFAFLSR, encoded by the coding sequence ATGCTGGCGGCGCTGGCGCTTGCCTTGCCCCTGGCCGGCGGCAATCGGGCCTGGGCCTTGTCGGGCCTGGCGTCGGACACGCCAGACGCGGATGCGCTCGATGCCTCGCAATCGGCGGCGTTTCGTGCCTGGTTCGTGCGCATCGTTGGCGAGCAACTGCGCCAGGGCCCGACCCCGCGCTGGGTCCAGCGCGATTGTGCGGGCCTGGTGCGCTTTGCCGTGGGCGAGGCGCTCAAGGTGCATGACGCGCGCTGGCTGCGCGCCAACGGCATGCAAGGCAGCGCCTCGGCCCGCCAGTTGCCGCCGGAGCTTAGCCTGAGCCCGAGCCAGCGCACGCTTGGCCAGCGCTGGACCCGCGCCGACGGCAGCACCGGGGCTTATGCCTCCGCCCTGGCCCTGGTGCAGGGCAATAGCCGCTTTGTCGCCAGGAACGTCAACCTGGCGCAGCCCGGCGACCTGCTTTTCTACGACCAGGGCGATGAACAGCACCTGATGATCTGGATGGGCCAGTACCTGGCCTATCACACCGGCACCGTGACCCGTACCGATAACGGCCTGCGTGCCGTCACCCTTTCTCGCTTGATGCAATGGAACGATTCGCGCTGGCAGCCGCAGGACGGCAATCCCAATTTCATCGGCGTATTCCGTTTCGCCTTTTTGTCGAGGTAA
- a CDS encoding DUF2300 domain-containing protein: MNGAARMAAGRAWWRRLAVLAAVGAACAGPALAATLAPAEPLRFARLAGADAQLFGLDGNAAAPAATPLPASLQTPLGSVWKLFVYGYLVGRDKPSDDYTCRGGDPEEVYCCTPGQSIDRERALIQSCGRYFEPRRLGLSAADWRRFWKEAGAPAWLQDMQAMQPARNVAVADLLAGLHAVSPAAQQAAAATLVSVLTVGRGEGTLANYGSLLRAKTWTMPDPARPGASIGGAAGWLADGSPVWLGGPGASANVLRRAAPRLQPLLATVPVPDDGACVLVDMFERYALRDLQAAGTGNGTGASRQAVADGPLNGTYRAEFANGNTLRVESRGELTLLRKPGAAPRVVGRFGLNDYVARVVEREGDTTEPEAARALAVAARSYLIQQATREQGCFHIADSSRTQRVLPRVPTAAARRAADVTDALVLSGVAVRYHHDASGQGRMAWLEARRAAGQGQSFDAILARWWPQATLTSFQSPVAGDCLAVANARQWLAQRAPHWERWLAAEPGYETPPLPAVCEVREGRPYADARRNRLYIHRLASEDDRIALAHEYLHLAFARHPRGQDEGFVEAMARKLVRTQNPS, encoded by the coding sequence ATGAACGGGGCAGCGCGCATGGCGGCCGGCCGTGCCTGGTGGCGACGGCTTGCGGTGCTGGCCGCCGTGGGCGCGGCGTGCGCCGGGCCTGCGCTGGCTGCCACGCTCGCGCCCGCCGAGCCCCTGCGCTTCGCGCGGCTCGCGGGCGCGGACGCGCAATTGTTCGGCCTCGACGGCAACGCCGCCGCGCCCGCTGCCACGCCATTGCCTGCCAGCTTGCAGACCCCATTGGGCAGCGTGTGGAAGCTGTTCGTCTATGGCTACCTGGTCGGCCGCGACAAGCCATCCGATGACTACACCTGCCGTGGTGGTGACCCGGAGGAGGTTTACTGCTGCACGCCCGGCCAGAGCATCGACCGCGAGCGTGCGCTGATTCAATCCTGCGGACGCTATTTCGAGCCGCGGCGGCTGGGTTTGTCCGCTGCCGACTGGCGCCGTTTCTGGAAGGAGGCAGGCGCACCCGCGTGGCTACAGGACATGCAGGCGATGCAGCCGGCTCGCAACGTGGCCGTTGCCGATCTGCTTGCCGGGCTGCATGCCGTGTCCCCCGCCGCGCAACAGGCAGCCGCCGCGACGCTGGTCTCGGTACTGACGGTGGGGCGCGGCGAAGGCACGCTGGCCAACTATGGCAGCCTGCTGCGCGCCAAGACCTGGACCATGCCGGACCCGGCGCGGCCGGGCGCATCCATCGGCGGCGCGGCCGGCTGGCTTGCCGATGGCAGCCCGGTCTGGCTGGGCGGCCCCGGCGCCAGTGCCAATGTGCTGCGCCGTGCGGCGCCCCGCCTGCAGCCGTTGCTGGCCACCGTGCCGGTGCCTGATGATGGCGCCTGCGTGCTGGTCGACATGTTCGAGCGCTATGCGCTGCGCGATCTGCAAGCCGCCGGTACCGGCAACGGCACCGGCGCAAGTCGCCAGGCCGTGGCGGATGGCCCGCTCAACGGCACCTACCGCGCGGAGTTTGCCAATGGCAACACCCTGCGCGTGGAAAGCCGTGGCGAACTGACGCTGCTGCGCAAGCCCGGCGCTGCGCCGCGCGTAGTGGGCCGCTTCGGCCTCAATGACTACGTGGCGCGGGTTGTCGAGCGCGAGGGCGACACCACTGAGCCCGAAGCCGCCCGTGCCCTGGCGGTGGCCGCGCGCAGCTACCTGATCCAGCAAGCCACGCGTGAGCAAGGCTGCTTTCATATTGCCGATAGCAGCCGCACCCAGCGTGTGCTGCCGCGTGTCCCTACCGCCGCGGCGCGACGTGCCGCTGATGTGACCGATGCGCTGGTGCTGTCCGGCGTGGCCGTGCGTTATCACCACGACGCGAGCGGCCAGGGGCGCATGGCCTGGCTGGAGGCCCGGCGCGCGGCCGGGCAGGGGCAGTCGTTCGATGCCATCCTGGCTCGCTGGTGGCCTCAGGCCACGCTCACCTCGTTCCAGAGCCCAGTGGCCGGCGATTGCCTGGCGGTGGCCAATGCGCGGCAGTGGCTGGCGCAGCGCGCGCCGCATTGGGAGCGCTGGCTGGCGGCGGAGCCGGGCTATGAAACGCCGCCGCTGCCCGCGGTGTGCGAAGTGCGCGAAGGCCGCCCTTATGCCGACGCGCGCCGCAACCGGCTCTATATCCACCGGCTGGCCAGCGAGGACGACCGCATTGCGCTGGCCCACGAATATCTCCATCTTGCATTTGCCCGCCACCCGCGCGGGCAGGACGAAGGCTTTGTCGAAGCCATGGCGCGCAAGCTGGTACGTACGCAAAACCCATCATGA
- a CDS encoding YfaP family protein, translated as MQHSPKLALISLTLPALLLAGAVRADDAIEFTTPRNGWRNSAGDASAYTQEVHYPAVAVSTRAGQAASAMIAGRIRAAPKAEADAASAASSPAPGGRGRRGGGSVATLVVNGVAMPQRVEEDGRFSRPYAFSGGSNSVEIRSAQGASKRVQFYDGYQGKTRPRLRVVLSWDSDQTDLDLHVVAPDGQHTFYANRVASNGGALDVDVTTGYGPEIYSIAAPPPGTYLVYVNYYGSGAGPEAITVAQVALITDENTPNEKQQVFRVPMRKPGELTLIKSFVMK; from the coding sequence ATGCAGCACTCGCCAAAACTAGCCTTGATCAGCCTGACCCTGCCGGCACTGTTGCTGGCCGGCGCCGTGCGAGCCGACGATGCCATCGAGTTCACCACGCCGCGCAACGGCTGGCGCAACTCGGCCGGTGATGCTTCGGCCTATACGCAGGAAGTGCATTACCCGGCGGTGGCGGTCTCCACGCGAGCTGGGCAAGCCGCCAGCGCCATGATTGCCGGGCGCATCCGCGCGGCGCCCAAGGCCGAGGCGGATGCCGCGAGCGCCGCGTCGAGCCCCGCACCCGGCGGGCGCGGGCGGCGCGGTGGCGGCTCGGTTGCCACCCTGGTGGTCAACGGCGTGGCGATGCCGCAGCGGGTCGAGGAGGATGGCCGCTTCTCACGGCCCTACGCCTTCTCGGGCGGTAGCAACAGCGTGGAGATCCGCAGTGCGCAGGGCGCCAGCAAGCGCGTGCAGTTCTACGACGGCTACCAGGGCAAGACCCGTCCGCGCCTGCGGGTGGTGCTGTCCTGGGACAGCGATCAGACCGACCTGGACCTGCATGTGGTGGCCCCCGACGGCCAGCACACCTTCTATGCGAATCGCGTGGCCAGCAACGGCGGCGCGCTCGATGTCGACGTCACCACCGGCTATGGCCCGGAGATCTATTCGATTGCCGCGCCGCCACCCGGTACCTACCTGGTCTATGTGAACTACTACGGCAGCGGCGCCGGCCCCGAAGCCATTACCGTGGCGCAAGTGGCGCTGATCACCGATGAAAACACGCCCAACGAAAAGCAGCAGGTGTTCCGCGTGCCGATGCGCAAGCCCGGTGAACTGACGCTGATCAAGTCCTTTGTCATGAAGTGA
- a CDS encoding MGDG synthase family glycosyltransferase: MQQQKILFLSVSAGAGHMRAAEALRLTAEAEFPGVQTLHLDVMEYVPATFRKLYTDFYIKLVNSYPALWGMLYQHTSDADPAAPMQKLRRAAERLSTRALRRAIDEFAPDAIVCTHFLPAEILMHEVRRQRLAVPVWVQVTDFDLHGMWVIPHMTGYFAASEEIAFRMRASRIEAGRIHTTGIPVVPAFSHPQDRQACAQHFGLDPARRTIMLMGGGAGLGGLDEVASALMRLDHDFQLIVLAGRNENALARLKTLAAAYPGRLFPFGFTNEVERLMACSDLVITKPGGLTTSECLAMGVPMVVNAPIPGQEERNADYLLEQGAALKAVDLVSLEYRVRLLLAEPARLDQMRARASALGQPAAARRVLETVLGQLARCGQLAGHGGAAATAGR, translated from the coding sequence ATGCAGCAGCAGAAGATCCTCTTCCTCAGTGTTTCCGCCGGCGCCGGCCACATGCGCGCCGCTGAAGCCCTGCGCCTGACCGCCGAAGCCGAATTCCCCGGTGTGCAGACGCTTCACCTGGACGTGATGGAATACGTCCCGGCGACGTTTCGCAAGCTCTACACCGACTTCTACATCAAGCTGGTGAACAGCTATCCGGCCCTTTGGGGCATGCTGTACCAGCACACTTCCGATGCCGACCCGGCCGCACCGATGCAAAAGCTGCGGCGCGCCGCCGAGCGCCTGAGCACGCGGGCGCTGCGCCGTGCGATCGACGAGTTCGCCCCGGATGCCATCGTCTGCACGCACTTCCTGCCCGCCGAGATCCTGATGCATGAGGTGCGCCGGCAGCGGCTGGCGGTGCCCGTGTGGGTGCAGGTGACAGACTTTGACCTGCACGGCATGTGGGTGATTCCCCATATGACAGGTTACTTTGCCGCCAGCGAGGAAATCGCGTTTCGCATGCGGGCCAGCCGGATCGAGGCTGGCCGCATCCACACCACAGGGATTCCGGTGGTGCCGGCGTTTTCCCACCCGCAGGATCGCCAGGCCTGCGCACAGCATTTCGGGCTCGATCCGGCACGGCGCACCATCATGCTGATGGGCGGCGGGGCAGGGCTTGGCGGCCTTGACGAGGTGGCCAGCGCGCTGATGCGGCTGGACCACGATTTCCAGCTGATCGTGCTAGCCGGACGCAACGAGAACGCCCTGGCGCGGCTCAAGACCCTGGCCGCCGCATACCCCGGACGCCTCTTTCCCTTCGGCTTTACCAACGAGGTGGAACGCCTGATGGCGTGCTCCGACCTTGTCATTACCAAGCCGGGCGGCCTGACCACGTCCGAATGCCTGGCGATGGGCGTGCCGATGGTGGTCAATGCGCCGATTCCAGGGCAGGAAGAGCGCAATGCCGATTACCTGCTGGAGCAAGGCGCCGCGCTCAAGGCGGTCGACCTGGTATCGCTCGAATACCGGGTGCGCCTCTTGCTGGCGGAGCCGGCACGGCTCGACCAGATGCGTGCGCGGGCTAGCGCGCTCGGGCAACCGGCGGCGGCGCGCCGCGTGCTGGAAACCGTGCTCGGGCAATTGGCGCGGTGCGGCCAGCTAGCCGGCCACGGTGGCGCAGCTGCGACGGCGGGGCGTTGA
- a CDS encoding alpha-2-macroglobulin family protein: MTRASALLRSSIPRMLLALALLAGAQAAGAQAAGAAERPSVTLDTVPSSGYSAFQGQPFFLLSDASYGSDQTAQVRLEAPGREYKSELQRYGGADILVYRVADPIAFLKAQKNLHRIDVKANYRGEGLANTLSYLWDSWYKQARRAWQRVLSFATRSKAVEDAPQFSMGDQIAQPTRFENNPQYEPLKGYDVVERFRYPIWDAKEIAPPKDVKLEGSSSEFLPRDAGNVMVPLGKLKPGLYIVEGIIGTYRAHTLLFVSDTVAITKSSGNGMLVWAAQRKSGRPVAGASLAWTDGLGVLQSATTGADGAADLAHASPERSYLLGVDPAGGAFISENFYYDSEIYNTKLYAFTDRPLYRPGDEVRVKFIGRNFRNATESGPAAPGDIKLEVLDPNGAPLASVATALAADNGADARFTLPANALAGGYTLRFDYGGNTYGGAFRVAEYIKPHFDVNLALDKADYATGEAVKGKIQLRYPDGKPVKDAKLSVSLRAQQVTMVEGELQYAGLFPVKLEQQELTTDGSGNAALVLPAAKDPSRYVVTVFANDGAAYRVKVTRELLIARGATPYKLTAPANFTNPGQSVTFQLQALAAAGQASAQAPAKWELVRLESRTRSEGTLSPAANGTVSFPVKFGEPGSYTLSVKDGAGNLLAAASHWVAGEGLQTVPGNIEIVFDRDRYRIGDTAEALVTFPLAVEDALLTLERDRVERRGLLSKGGDWLSLEKVTDKQWRARIKVGNDFSPNMTFSVLYVKDGDYVFQNAGIAVVQPTIELAVKSDKPVYAPGETVTLDLTSAFNGKPVPANLTVSVVDEMVYVLQPEIAPSIVDFFYHPRRNSVRTTSSLNFIGYDLAVSGQPGAGGPERGRYNERGVKVLERPRRDEKDTAAWEANLRTSADGRARMSFTMPDSLTRWRITVRAMSGDGMVGQRTASIRSDKGLYLKWTGPQRYRAEDAPRIDMVAFNQGEQEVAADLVVIGAGLNVNQSVTLKRGANYVRLPVAQGALQGGVVNAEIKLQGKVLDRLQTTLTVEPTGWLSQRELTLPLAGANAAFKLPADAQDIRLRFVDGAASQFARVADDLLAYPYGCTEQTASRLIPLALAQRSLAATGADTGGGTQGIDALLRTQRQRLALLAGVNGQFGWWGDTVGNSALLTAYAYYADWLATRAVGISLPPDHWKRTLEAYKQAMKEPLLHRALALWFINEMGLPVATQLGGVAGELARPGADAPGAAVGESLVFAAPDSPQGRRVATVLAAQLYRQIGQPMPEGLASAAEAARQTLASDPSPLVQSLLLMAGKGAATSEVQALLARAGAASPTIDRAVTLVWLNKALGGGLGRGLAGEGDPALRVPQGNWKAARSPLGLPEWRWSGAQLPETLALTVPQNMDAASQSFNTNAVVSYRSRAQEASRLPIGIERKLYRLVPTSDGAAKDGKPAEAAAAGTAGLTFSAKPVKPGDKLDSNTLYVDEIVLSPRQGTYRYGLVEAPLPPGGEVEGTTWGLRIDGLPDPDNKATGLQPFQRAVTYEMGMLSYHQPVVSLERPVVLRQLVRFSLPGKFNLPPVRYFRMYQPDAKALQGDGKTAGFPFTVE, encoded by the coding sequence ATGACGCGCGCAAGCGCGCTTCTGCGTTCCTCCATCCCCCGCATGCTGCTGGCGCTTGCCTTGCTGGCAGGCGCCCAGGCGGCAGGCGCCCAGGCGGCGGGCGCCGCCGAGCGGCCGAGCGTCACGCTCGACACGGTGCCGTCAAGCGGCTATAGCGCTTTCCAAGGGCAGCCATTCTTCCTGCTGTCGGACGCCAGCTACGGCAGCGACCAGACGGCACAGGTGCGCCTGGAAGCCCCGGGACGCGAATACAAGAGCGAGCTGCAGCGCTATGGCGGCGCCGACATCCTCGTCTACCGGGTCGCCGATCCGATCGCCTTCCTGAAGGCACAAAAGAACCTGCACCGGATCGACGTCAAGGCGAACTACCGCGGCGAAGGGTTGGCCAATACCCTGTCCTACCTGTGGGATAGCTGGTACAAGCAGGCGCGCCGCGCATGGCAACGCGTGCTGTCGTTCGCGACCCGCAGCAAGGCGGTGGAGGACGCGCCGCAGTTCAGCATGGGTGACCAGATTGCCCAGCCGACCCGCTTCGAGAACAACCCGCAGTACGAGCCGCTCAAGGGCTACGACGTGGTCGAGCGCTTCCGCTACCCGATCTGGGACGCCAAGGAAATCGCGCCGCCCAAGGATGTCAAGCTGGAAGGCAGCAGCAGCGAATTCCTGCCGCGAGATGCGGGCAACGTGATGGTGCCGCTGGGCAAGCTCAAGCCGGGCCTGTACATCGTCGAAGGCATCATCGGCACCTACCGCGCCCATACCTTGCTGTTTGTGTCCGATACCGTGGCCATCACCAAGAGCTCCGGCAACGGCATGCTGGTCTGGGCCGCGCAGCGCAAGAGCGGCCGCCCGGTCGCCGGCGCCAGCCTCGCCTGGACCGACGGCCTCGGCGTGCTCCAGAGCGCTACCACTGGCGCTGACGGTGCGGCAGATCTGGCCCACGCCAGCCCGGAGCGCAGCTACCTGCTGGGCGTGGATCCGGCCGGCGGCGCGTTTATCTCGGAAAACTTCTACTACGACAGCGAGATCTACAACACCAAGCTGTACGCCTTCACCGACCGGCCGCTGTACCGCCCCGGCGACGAAGTCCGGGTCAAGTTCATCGGCCGCAATTTCCGCAATGCCACCGAATCCGGCCCCGCAGCGCCCGGTGATATCAAGCTGGAGGTGCTGGACCCCAACGGCGCGCCGCTGGCCTCGGTCGCTACCGCGCTAGCCGCTGACAATGGCGCCGACGCGCGCTTCACGCTGCCCGCCAATGCCCTGGCCGGCGGCTATACGCTGCGCTTCGACTACGGTGGCAACACCTACGGCGGCGCCTTCCGCGTGGCCGAGTACATCAAGCCGCATTTCGACGTGAATCTTGCGTTGGACAAGGCCGACTATGCCACCGGCGAGGCGGTCAAGGGCAAGATCCAGCTGCGCTATCCCGACGGCAAGCCGGTCAAGGACGCCAAGCTGTCCGTCAGCCTGCGCGCGCAGCAGGTGACGATGGTGGAGGGCGAGCTGCAATATGCCGGCCTGTTCCCGGTCAAGCTGGAGCAGCAGGAACTGACCACCGACGGCAGCGGCAATGCCGCGCTGGTGCTGCCTGCCGCCAAGGACCCGAGCCGCTATGTGGTGACGGTGTTCGCCAACGACGGCGCGGCCTATCGGGTCAAGGTCACGCGCGAACTGCTGATCGCGCGTGGCGCCACGCCATACAAGCTGACGGCGCCGGCCAATTTCACTAACCCGGGCCAGAGCGTGACCTTCCAGTTGCAGGCGCTGGCCGCCGCCGGGCAGGCTTCGGCGCAGGCGCCGGCCAAGTGGGAACTGGTGCGGCTGGAGTCCCGCACCCGCAGCGAGGGCACGCTGAGCCCCGCCGCCAATGGCACTGTGTCGTTCCCGGTCAAGTTCGGCGAGCCGGGCTCGTACACGCTCTCCGTCAAGGACGGCGCGGGCAATCTGCTGGCCGCCGCCAGCCACTGGGTGGCGGGCGAGGGCCTGCAGACCGTGCCGGGCAATATCGAGATCGTGTTCGACCGGGACCGCTACCGCATCGGCGACACGGCCGAAGCGCTGGTGACGTTCCCGCTCGCCGTCGAGGATGCCTTGCTGACGCTGGAGCGTGACCGGGTGGAGCGGCGCGGCCTGCTGTCCAAGGGCGGCGACTGGCTGTCGCTGGAGAAGGTTACCGACAAGCAATGGCGGGCGCGGATCAAGGTGGGCAACGATTTCAGCCCCAATATGACGTTCTCCGTGCTGTACGTGAAGGACGGCGACTACGTGTTCCAGAACGCCGGCATTGCCGTGGTGCAGCCCACGATCGAGCTGGCGGTCAAGAGCGACAAGCCTGTCTATGCCCCCGGCGAGACCGTCACGCTGGACCTCACCAGTGCCTTCAATGGCAAGCCCGTGCCGGCGAATCTCACCGTCAGCGTGGTGGATGAGATGGTCTACGTGCTGCAGCCTGAAATCGCCCCGAGCATTGTCGACTTCTTCTACCATCCGCGCCGCAACAGCGTGCGCACCACTTCCAGCCTGAACTTCATCGGCTACGACCTCGCCGTGTCGGGCCAGCCCGGCGCCGGTGGCCCTGAGCGCGGCCGCTATAACGAGCGGGGCGTGAAGGTGCTGGAGCGCCCGCGCCGGGACGAGAAGGACACTGCCGCGTGGGAGGCCAACCTGCGTACCAGCGCAGACGGCCGCGCGCGCATGAGCTTCACCATGCCCGACTCCCTGACTCGCTGGCGCATCACGGTGCGCGCGATGTCGGGCGACGGCATGGTCGGGCAGCGCACCGCCAGCATCCGGTCCGACAAGGGCCTGTATCTCAAATGGACCGGGCCGCAACGCTACCGCGCCGAGGACGCGCCGCGCATCGACATGGTGGCCTTCAACCAGGGTGAGCAGGAGGTGGCCGCGGACCTCGTGGTGATCGGCGCCGGCCTGAATGTCAACCAGAGCGTGACGCTCAAGCGTGGTGCCAACTACGTGCGCCTGCCGGTTGCGCAGGGTGCTCTGCAGGGTGGCGTGGTCAATGCGGAGATCAAGCTGCAGGGCAAGGTGCTGGACCGACTGCAGACCACGCTCACGGTCGAGCCCACCGGCTGGCTCTCGCAGCGCGAGCTGACGCTGCCGCTGGCCGGCGCCAATGCGGCGTTCAAGCTGCCGGCGGATGCGCAAGACATACGCCTGCGCTTCGTCGATGGCGCCGCCAGCCAGTTCGCCCGCGTGGCGGACGATCTGCTGGCCTATCCCTATGGCTGCACCGAGCAGACCGCCAGCCGGCTGATTCCGCTGGCGTTGGCCCAGCGCAGCCTGGCCGCCACCGGCGCGGACACGGGCGGCGGCACCCAGGGCATCGACGCGCTGCTACGCACCCAGCGCCAGCGCCTGGCGCTGCTGGCCGGGGTCAATGGCCAGTTTGGATGGTGGGGCGATACGGTGGGCAATAGCGCGCTGCTGACGGCGTATGCCTATTACGCCGACTGGCTGGCAACGCGCGCCGTCGGCATCAGCCTGCCGCCCGATCACTGGAAGCGCACGCTGGAAGCTTACAAGCAGGCCATGAAGGAGCCGCTGCTGCACCGTGCACTCGCGCTGTGGTTCATCAACGAGATGGGCCTGCCGGTGGCCACGCAGCTCGGTGGCGTGGCCGGCGAGCTCGCTCGCCCCGGCGCCGACGCGCCTGGCGCGGCGGTGGGCGAAAGCCTGGTGTTTGCCGCGCCGGATTCGCCGCAAGGCCGCCGCGTGGCGACCGTGCTGGCCGCGCAGCTCTACAGGCAGATCGGCCAGCCGATGCCGGAAGGCCTGGCCAGCGCCGCCGAGGCCGCGCGCCAGACGCTGGCGAGCGATCCTTCGCCGCTGGTGCAGAGCCTGCTGCTGATGGCGGGCAAGGGCGCGGCCACCTCCGAGGTGCAGGCGCTGCTGGCCCGCGCCGGCGCTGCCTCACCGACGATTGACCGGGCCGTGACGCTGGTGTGGCTCAACAAGGCCCTTGGCGGTGGGCTGGGCCGCGGGCTGGCCGGCGAGGGCGATCCCGCGCTGCGCGTGCCGCAGGGCAACTGGAAGGCTGCGCGCAGCCCGCTCGGCCTGCCGGAATGGCGCTGGAGCGGGGCGCAACTGCCCGAGACGCTCGCGCTTACCGTGCCGCAGAACATGGATGCGGCCTCACAGTCGTTCAACACCAATGCCGTGGTGTCCTACCGCAGCCGTGCCCAGGAAGCCTCGCGCCTGCCGATCGGCATCGAGCGCAAGCTCTATCGCCTGGTGCCCACGAGCGATGGCGCAGCGAAAGACGGCAAGCCAGCCGAAGCCGCCGCCGCGGGTACGGCCGGCCTGACCTTCTCGGCCAAGCCGGTCAAGCCGGGTGACAAGCTCGACAGCAACACGCTCTACGTCGATGAGATCGTACTGAGCCCGCGCCAGGGCACCTACCGCTACGGGCTGGTCGAAGCACCGCTGCCGCCCGGCGGCGAGGTCGAGGGCACGACGTGGGGCCTGCGGATCGACGGCTTGCCCGATCCGGACAACAAGGCCACCGGCCTGCAGCCGTTCCAGCGCGCCGTGACGTACGAGATGGGCATGCTGTCATACCACCAGCCGGTAGTCTCGCTGGAGCGCCCGGTGGTGCTGCGCCAGTTGGTACGCTTCTCGCTGCCAGGCAAGTTCAACCTGCCCCCGGTGCGCTACTTCCGCATGTACCAGCCAGATGCCAAAGCCCTGCAAGGCGACGGCAAGACGGCGGGCTTCCCCTTCACGGTGGAGTGA